A genomic region of Trichocoleus desertorum ATA4-8-CV12 contains the following coding sequences:
- a CDS encoding GNAT family N-acetyltransferase, producing MQRCYREFVIRSWQPSDRTAATEVIRSVLAEYGLGWESEGADRDVLEVEACYQAVGGEFWVVEHQNRVVGTAAYYPVDRGETAVEVRKMYLLPEVRGQGLGKYLLQQLEQAIAAQQFQTIWIETASVLAEAVKLYESNGYQPATGVETARCDRVYLKRL from the coding sequence ATGCAGAGGTGTTATCGAGAGTTTGTGATTCGGTCTTGGCAACCGAGCGATCGCACCGCTGCTACCGAAGTCATTCGTTCCGTCCTAGCTGAGTATGGCTTGGGTTGGGAATCGGAAGGAGCCGATCGCGATGTCTTAGAAGTCGAAGCTTGCTATCAAGCAGTGGGCGGTGAATTTTGGGTGGTGGAACATCAAAACCGAGTTGTAGGAACAGCAGCCTACTACCCAGTGGATCGCGGAGAAACAGCGGTTGAAGTTCGCAAGATGTACTTGTTGCCCGAAGTGCGAGGGCAAGGACTGGGCAAGTATTTATTGCAGCAATTAGAGCAAGCGATCGCCGCGCAACAATTTCAAACCATCTGGATCGAGACTGCCAGTGTCTTAGCTGAGGCTGTCAAACTATACGAAAGCAATGGTTATCAACCTGCAACGGGAGTTGAGACCGCTCGGTGCGATCGCGTCTATCTTAAGCGGCTCTAA
- a CDS encoding transposase produces QIIQRIKGFTSHELRQEFAWLKTKLPSLWTRSYFVSTAGRVSGDTIRRYIDSQPSR; encoded by the coding sequence ATCAAATCATTCAGCGCATCAAGGGGTTTACTTCTCATGAACTGAGGCAAGAGTTTGCTTGGCTAAAAACCAAGCTACCTAGCCTTTGGACTCGTAGTTATTTTGTTTCTACGGCGGGTCGTGTTTCTGGGGATACTATTCGTCGATACATTGATTCTCAGCCCTCAAGATAG